The DNA segment GTGTCCTTTTCGTCCTCTGTTATTAGGTTTCCAAGGTGGAGGCAGTTGGTGTACCGCTTTGATCACCGCCTTGCTGAAATCGGCGGTGAAATTGCGGTTCACATGGTTCGCAACTGTTGGATTAATCTTTTTCTTTGCGCGTCCCATCCAATGAAAAAATGAATGTTTCTTCCTTAATTATCTATTTCGGGATGAAGCCGGGCTATCCGACATTTTTATATACCGTCCCTATTTACCCTTTACAATCGAACAGGGATTTCTATGGAGATACCACGAAAGATTAATACGTACTGCCCGTCATGTAAAAAACATACACTTCATGAAGTCGAAAAAATGAAAAAGCGTAAAGCAAGTGAGTTAAAGCAAGGTCAACGTCGGTTTAGACGTGTAACCGCAGGGTATGGTGGTTTTCCCAGACCAAAACCTGAAGGACGAGAAAAAACTACGCGGCGGGTTGGTCTGAAATTGATTTGTACGATCTGTAAAAAAATTCATCAGCCTCCAAGTCTTCGAGCAAAAAAATTTGAGATAGGAGAGTAAGGTTTATGCAACAACCAAAAAGTCGATTCGTAAAAGTACGATGTAACGACTGTGACAACGAGCAGGTTCTTTTTAATAAGGCAACGACTACGGTTCTGTGTCATATTTGTGGAAGTAAACTTGCAGTTCCGAATGGTGGTAAAGCAATTATCAAAGGAAAAATCCTCGAGATGATCGAATAAAGGATTGACGCATGCTGAAAAAAGAGTACCCTGAAGAAGGAGAACTCGTTGTTGGAACTGTTTTGCAAGTTCAAAACTTTGGGGCATTTGTTTCATTAGATGAATATCCAAATCGTGAAGGTTTTATTCATATCTCTGAGATTGCATCGGGATGGGTTAAACGTATTCGAAATCATGTTCGTGAAAAACAAAAAGTTGTCTGTCGTGTACAACATGTTGA comes from the Candidatus Thermoplasmatota archaeon genome and includes:
- a CDS encoding 50S ribosomal protein L44e yields the protein MEIPRKINTYCPSCKKHTLHEVEKMKKRKASELKQGQRRFRRVTAGYGGFPRPKPEGREKTTRRVGLKLICTICKKIHQPPSLRAKKFEIGE
- a CDS encoding 30S ribosomal protein S27e → MQQPKSRFVKVRCNDCDNEQVLFNKATTTVLCHICGSKLAVPNGGKAIIKGKILEMIE